The following are from one region of the Paraglaciecola sp. L1A13 genome:
- a CDS encoding 4Fe-4S binding protein produces MWLAKQLIFSSYKVSILLLWLFSFHVSADDTAVSVPADIAQLFPSATRIGTQDADIAITPVYQLNELLGYTFESDDFTHFIGFSGQTINLLIGLDTQGVISGIKVLRHHEPIFLHGLGEDAMFGFIEQYVGHSIKERFIINSRDKQSFEGTYFDGVTRATISILIINDTIIASALKVARQKLDGFIAAQPNQINPTFFEPLTFEKLISKGYIYHWVVSTESASGITNRLSDAVKEIAQDQDDFIDIYFGFVNIPIIGKNLLGEGEYQRLLEELSPGEHALMFFNKGQYSFVSEQFVPQTISSRLSAEQGGFPVDVRDIDFYSYYDPSFAITMPEFNDQRVFRIKSQSGFDISRPLTLQLSVAYNSSFLSKKEHAFKYNTAPKEALFEASPLDSNLTNSQPLWQKIWLQRQIEIALVSLYLVFVLWIFITQKTLARNQSRVHKIRLFSLTFVIFFIGFHAQGQLSVVNIYTLLLALKSGFNISVFLLDPVIFILWVFVFATLFLWGRGVFCGWLCPFGALQEFAGLLATKLRIRQIKVSHKHHKLAQKLKYLILIALVACSFYSLTLAEKLAEIEPFKTSITLNFVRYWPYVLYATLLLGISLKIHKFYCRYVCPLGAGLAILGRYPFFKWLTRRKECGSPCQLCHSKKCAIDAIKPTGEIEYQECIQCLECLVTIENPTLCVVDKYNKKPIRVRAVK; encoded by the coding sequence ATGTGGTTAGCCAAGCAACTTATATTTTCAAGCTACAAAGTTAGTATTTTGTTGCTTTGGCTTTTCTCTTTTCACGTTAGTGCAGATGACACTGCAGTCAGTGTTCCTGCTGATATCGCTCAGCTATTCCCCAGTGCGACACGCATCGGTACCCAAGACGCAGATATAGCAATTACCCCCGTATATCAACTCAACGAACTACTTGGTTATACCTTTGAGTCGGATGATTTCACGCATTTTATCGGCTTTTCAGGTCAGACTATCAACTTGCTTATTGGGCTAGACACACAAGGCGTCATTAGCGGCATAAAAGTCCTCAGACACCATGAACCTATTTTCTTACACGGTTTAGGTGAAGACGCCATGTTTGGCTTTATTGAACAGTATGTAGGCCACTCAATAAAAGAGCGCTTTATTATCAACAGTCGGGATAAACAGTCTTTTGAAGGAACCTACTTTGATGGTGTAACCCGCGCCACTATTTCAATTTTGATCATCAACGATACCATTATTGCCTCAGCATTAAAGGTGGCAAGACAGAAGTTAGACGGCTTTATAGCGGCGCAACCCAATCAGATCAATCCAACATTTTTTGAACCATTGACGTTCGAAAAACTCATTTCCAAAGGCTACATTTATCATTGGGTTGTCAGCACAGAAAGTGCCTCTGGGATAACGAATAGGCTATCCGACGCAGTTAAAGAAATCGCTCAGGATCAAGATGACTTTATCGATATCTATTTTGGTTTTGTTAATATACCTATCATCGGTAAAAATCTTTTAGGAGAAGGTGAGTATCAACGTTTACTAGAAGAGTTATCTCCTGGTGAGCACGCCTTGATGTTTTTTAATAAAGGGCAATATTCATTCGTAAGCGAGCAATTTGTACCACAAACTATCTCAAGTAGATTAAGCGCAGAACAAGGAGGGTTTCCGGTTGATGTACGAGATATCGATTTCTACAGTTATTACGATCCTAGTTTTGCTATCACTATGCCTGAGTTCAATGACCAACGAGTTTTTCGTATAAAGTCCCAATCCGGGTTCGATATCAGCCGCCCCCTTACTCTACAGCTATCAGTTGCCTATAATTCATCATTTTTAAGTAAAAAAGAACACGCATTTAAATATAATACAGCCCCAAAAGAAGCACTTTTTGAAGCCTCTCCACTTGATAGCAATCTAACAAACAGCCAACCTTTGTGGCAAAAAATTTGGTTGCAACGGCAAATAGAAATTGCGCTAGTTAGTCTGTATCTGGTATTCGTACTTTGGATATTCATCACCCAAAAAACGTTGGCCCGTAACCAAAGTCGAGTGCATAAAATCCGCTTATTCAGCCTAACATTTGTGATATTTTTCATTGGCTTTCATGCCCAAGGTCAACTCTCAGTAGTAAATATTTATACGTTATTATTAGCGCTGAAAAGTGGATTTAACATATCGGTTTTCCTACTCGATCCTGTTATTTTCATTCTTTGGGTATTTGTCTTTGCGACCTTATTTTTGTGGGGAAGAGGTGTATTTTGTGGTTGGCTATGCCCTTTTGGCGCGCTGCAAGAATTCGCGGGTCTGCTAGCCACCAAGCTGCGTATACGCCAAATTAAGGTATCTCATAAACACCATAAATTGGCGCAAAAATTAAAATATCTCATTTTGATAGCGTTAGTAGCTTGTTCGTTTTATTCACTCACTTTAGCGGAAAAGTTAGCTGAAATTGAGCCTTTCAAAACCAGTATCACCCTTAACTTTGTTCGCTACTGGCCATATGTTTTATATGCCACTTTGCTGCTGGGAATAAGCCTCAAAATCCATAAATTTTACTGTCGTTATGTCTGCCCGTTAGGTGCAGGTTTGGCTATACTCGGACGCTATCCTTTTTTTAAGTGGTTAACTAGGCGCAAAGAATGTGGCTCGCCCTGTCAGCTTTGTCACAGTAAAAAATGTGCCATTGATGCCATCAAGCCCACAGGTGAAATTGAATATCAAGAATGCATCCAATGTCTAGAGTGCTTAGTTACGATTGAGAACCCAACGCTTTGCGTAGTCGATAAATACAACAAGAAGCCCATACGCGTACGTGCTGTTAAATGA
- a CDS encoding aldehyde dehydrogenase family protein gives MIYANPGSADAVINFKARYENFIGGEWVAPVKGVYFKNLTPVTGKDFCEIPRSSAEDIELALDAAHAAKVAWGKTSVQDRSNMLLKIADRLEENLTMLAVAETWDNGKPIRETLNADVPLAVDHFRYYAGCIRAQEGTLSQIDDDTVAYHFHEPLGVVGQIIPWNFPILMAAWKLAPALAAGNCIILKPAEQTPASILVLAELIADLIPPGVLNIVNGFGKEAGEALATSTRIAKIAFTGSTAVGGHILKCAAENLIPSTVELGGKSPNIFFKDITNYEDDYLEKCAEGFALGFFNQGEVCTCPSRALVQEDIFDEFMELVLEKTKKIVRGNPLDDSIMVGAQVSKLQFDKIMGYIDIGRNEGAKVLTGGFTEKLNESIDNGFYVQPTILKGDNSMRVFQEEIFGPVISVTTFKTPEEALAIANDSAYGLGAGVWTRDANLAHRMGRGIESGRVWTNCYHLYPAHAAFGGYKKSGIGRETHKMMLDHYQQTKNLLVSYSTSPLGFF, from the coding sequence ATGATTTATGCAAACCCCGGCAGCGCTGATGCTGTAATAAATTTTAAAGCACGGTATGAAAATTTTATCGGTGGTGAATGGGTAGCCCCAGTAAAAGGCGTTTATTTTAAAAACCTAACGCCGGTAACAGGTAAAGATTTTTGTGAAATTCCCCGCTCGAGCGCAGAAGATATCGAATTAGCATTGGACGCAGCCCATGCAGCCAAAGTAGCTTGGGGCAAAACATCGGTTCAAGATCGCTCTAACATGTTGCTTAAAATAGCCGACAGATTAGAAGAAAATCTCACTATGTTAGCGGTAGCTGAAACATGGGATAACGGTAAACCAATCCGTGAAACATTAAATGCCGATGTACCGTTAGCCGTCGATCATTTCCGTTATTACGCTGGTTGTATTCGAGCACAGGAAGGCACGCTCTCACAAATTGATGACGACACAGTTGCATATCACTTTCATGAACCGCTTGGCGTAGTTGGTCAAATTATTCCATGGAACTTTCCTATTCTAATGGCTGCTTGGAAACTCGCGCCGGCGTTAGCTGCGGGCAATTGTATTATCCTTAAGCCAGCGGAACAAACTCCTGCCAGTATATTGGTATTGGCTGAACTCATTGCTGATTTAATTCCACCCGGCGTATTAAACATTGTTAATGGTTTCGGTAAAGAAGCAGGTGAAGCGTTAGCAACAAGTACCCGGATTGCAAAAATTGCGTTTACTGGTTCAACCGCTGTAGGTGGACATATTTTAAAATGTGCTGCTGAAAATTTGATCCCCTCAACAGTTGAGCTAGGTGGTAAATCACCTAATATCTTCTTTAAAGATATTACCAATTACGAAGATGACTACCTTGAGAAATGTGCTGAAGGCTTCGCCCTAGGCTTTTTTAACCAAGGTGAAGTCTGCACCTGCCCTTCGCGAGCGTTAGTGCAGGAAGATATTTTCGATGAATTTATGGAATTGGTTTTAGAGAAAACCAAAAAAATCGTCCGGGGTAATCCGTTAGATGATTCTATTATGGTCGGTGCGCAAGTCTCTAAGTTACAGTTCGATAAAATCATGGGCTATATCGACATAGGCCGTAACGAAGGCGCGAAAGTGCTTACTGGTGGTTTTACTGAAAAACTAAACGAATCAATCGACAATGGTTTCTATGTTCAACCTACTATTCTAAAAGGTGACAATTCGATGCGGGTATTCCAAGAAGAAATTTTTGGCCCCGTAATCTCGGTCACCACGTTTAAAACACCAGAAGAAGCCTTAGCGATAGCAAATGACAGTGCATATGGTTTAGGTGCAGGTGTTTGGACGCGAGATGCAAACTTAGCGCATAGAATGGGCCGTGGGATAGAGTCTGGTAGAGTATGGACAAACTGTTATCACCTGTACCCTGCTCATGCAGCTTTCGGTGGCTATAAAAAATCAGGTATTGGACGTGAAACGCACAAGATGATGCTTGACCATTACCAACAAACTAAAAACTTGTTAGTAAGTTACAGCACTTCACCGCTAGGCTTCTTTTAA
- a CDS encoding SDR family oxidoreductase, with protein sequence MNKTLIIGASGQIGKMTTQKMLNNGQKVVALVRDKSKLADIIDDKLTIVEGDLEQDFSHAFKDCDQVIFSAGSGGSTGADKTMLIDLWAACKAADYAKNAGVSHFVMVSSIGADNPAQGSDKMKPYLVAKHMADEHLIQSGLTYTIIRPGSLTDDDAKSGFQSAKPDSKDKMTITREDVASALAYVVGNSTLNNKIFELFNGDKTLEKTLV encoded by the coding sequence ATGAATAAGACTTTAATCATAGGTGCAAGTGGACAAATTGGCAAAATGACCACTCAAAAAATGCTTAATAATGGTCAAAAAGTAGTGGCCTTAGTACGAGATAAGTCTAAGTTAGCAGACATTATCGACGATAAGTTGACTATCGTTGAGGGTGATTTAGAGCAAGATTTTAGTCACGCATTCAAAGACTGCGATCAGGTTATTTTCAGTGCAGGTTCCGGCGGCAGCACAGGCGCAGACAAAACCATGCTCATCGACTTATGGGCAGCATGCAAAGCCGCAGATTACGCCAAAAATGCCGGTGTATCTCATTTTGTTATGGTTAGTTCAATTGGTGCTGACAACCCTGCGCAAGGCTCGGACAAAATGAAACCGTATTTGGTAGCGAAGCATATGGCAGATGAACACCTTATTCAAAGCGGCCTGACTTACACCATCATACGCCCTGGCAGTTTAACCGATGATGACGCAAAGAGCGGCTTTCAATCGGCAAAGCCTGATAGCAAAGATAAAATGACCATTACCCGAGAAGATGTGGCAAGTGCCCTCGCCTACGTAGTAGGCAACAGTACCCTTAACAATAAAATATTTGAATTATTTAACGGTGATAAAACGTTGGAAAAAACATTAGTTTAA
- the hpf gene encoding ribosome hibernation-promoting factor, HPF/YfiA family yields MKINLSGHHVDLSDTVKEHVDEKFSKLASHFPTLIALDIIISKEHGEYVIEITTQYEGTRISASAENSVMYPAISKAAKKLDAALKHRKGQLKGDLHKKPECTTPDIAHEIIQEMDLT; encoded by the coding sequence ATGAAAATAAATCTTTCAGGTCACCATGTAGATTTAAGCGATACCGTAAAAGAACACGTCGACGAAAAATTTTCTAAGTTAGCATCTCATTTCCCAACGCTAATTGCTTTGGATATCATTATTTCAAAAGAACATGGCGAGTATGTTATTGAGATAACCACTCAATATGAAGGCACTCGGATCTCTGCATCAGCTGAAAATTCTGTGATGTATCCCGCAATTTCTAAGGCAGCCAAAAAGTTGGATGCGGCACTGAAACATCGCAAAGGTCAGTTGAAAGGTGATTTACATAAAAAACCTGAATGTACTACACCTGATATAGCCCACGAAATTATTCAAGAAATGGATTTAACCTAG
- the rrtA gene encoding rhombosortase: MLRLPYAWTHSLGPILVCVIATMLYIAEPTSNMWLAFDRDSIGQGEWWRLLTGNFLHTNLNHLLLNLAAVVLLWTLHGQYYQTLHYLMMICICGIAVSTGIYYLDPQLQWYVGLSGVLHGIFVWGAYQDIKHGLVSGWILMAGVWAKIANEQIAGASNSVAVLIDANVAINAHLFGAFCGLVMIICALIKQQKNN, translated from the coding sequence ATGTTAAGACTGCCCTACGCATGGACACATTCCCTCGGCCCCATACTCGTATGCGTGATAGCCACTATGCTATATATTGCTGAGCCTACCAGTAACATGTGGCTTGCCTTTGACCGAGACTCAATTGGACAAGGTGAATGGTGGCGATTACTGACCGGGAATTTTTTACATACTAATCTGAATCACTTATTACTCAACCTTGCCGCTGTCGTTCTTTTATGGACCCTTCACGGTCAGTATTACCAAACCTTGCACTACTTAATGATGATCTGTATCTGTGGAATTGCCGTCAGTACCGGCATTTATTATTTAGACCCTCAATTGCAATGGTACGTAGGGCTTTCAGGCGTGTTGCACGGCATATTTGTATGGGGCGCATATCAAGATATAAAACACGGACTCGTAAGCGGATGGATATTAATGGCCGGGGTCTGGGCGAAAATAGCCAACGAACAGATAGCAGGAGCAAGTAATAGTGTAGCGGTTTTAATCGACGCGAATGTTGCAATTAATGCTCATTTGTTTGGCGCATTTTGTGGATTAGTAATGATCATATGTGCACTTATCAAGCAGCAAAAAAATAACTAA
- a CDS encoding CBS domain-containing protein: MQIKYMMSADIVTIKMDDTLAQVIGLFEHHNFHHLLVVEELKLVGVLSDRDLLKAISPTLGTSAETAKDVACLHKRVHQVMTRNPVTLSAESGLLLAIKTFNQYAVSCLPIVDEDNRPVGILSWRDIFKFIESNQLNKHA; encoded by the coding sequence ATGCAAATTAAATACATGATGTCAGCAGATATAGTCACGATAAAAATGGATGACACATTAGCGCAAGTCATAGGTTTGTTTGAGCACCATAATTTCCATCATTTGTTAGTTGTGGAAGAGCTCAAGTTAGTGGGTGTACTATCGGATAGAGATCTCTTAAAAGCCATCAGTCCTACACTGGGCACCTCTGCAGAAACTGCCAAAGACGTAGCGTGTTTGCACAAGCGAGTACACCAAGTGATGACCCGTAATCCGGTAACCTTATCCGCTGAAAGTGGCCTGTTGTTAGCGATTAAAACCTTTAATCAATACGCTGTGTCGTGTTTACCTATTGTTGATGAAGACAACCGTCCTGTTGGTATCTTGAGTTGGCGCGATATATTCAAATTTATTGAAAGTAACCAATTAAATAAGCATGCCTAA
- a CDS encoding winged helix-turn-helix domain-containing protein: MAESLSLQQARKLVLHAQRLPTTPPKGNAITATLNALEAMSYVQIDTISAIERAHHHTLWNRNPKYQPHHLEQLVEQKQVFEYWSHAAAYLPMRDYRFTLVRKTALKSGELDHWYPRNPKLMAQVLSRISNEGPLKAKDFDNAPSSLKKTKPADWSSKPAKQALEYLFMQGDLMIIRRENFHKVYELTQRVLPDSANTLLPSQEEYSRFLITRFLQANGIGQASEIAYLRKNTKISIQHHLNVMQEEGALIALDVAGKRYFCLSEHLDSLNMPLRRKKLHILSPFDNLLIQRKRMQALFNFDYLLECYLPETKRQYGYFSLPILWDAQLVARMDCRVDRKRKILHIHHLVLELSLRKKVKAFHLALTTGLKAFLTLNQCQDFVLHKTTQLS; encoded by the coding sequence ATGGCTGAATCATTATCCCTACAACAAGCCAGAAAATTAGTCTTACACGCCCAGCGGCTCCCTACTACGCCCCCTAAAGGTAATGCAATCACTGCAACTTTAAATGCACTTGAAGCGATGAGTTATGTGCAAATAGATACCATCAGTGCGATTGAGCGTGCTCATCACCACACATTATGGAATCGTAACCCCAAATATCAGCCGCATCATCTTGAACAACTCGTCGAACAAAAACAGGTATTTGAATATTGGTCTCACGCAGCTGCCTATTTACCGATGCGCGACTATCGATTTACGCTTGTGCGCAAAACCGCCTTGAAATCAGGAGAGCTGGATCACTGGTATCCGCGCAATCCAAAACTGATGGCTCAAGTACTCTCGCGCATAAGCAATGAAGGGCCCTTAAAAGCAAAAGACTTCGATAATGCCCCTAGTAGTTTAAAAAAAACCAAACCAGCTGATTGGTCGAGTAAACCTGCTAAGCAAGCATTAGAGTACCTGTTCATGCAGGGTGATTTGATGATAATAAGACGAGAAAATTTTCATAAAGTTTACGAGCTTACTCAACGCGTATTACCTGATAGCGCCAATACGTTACTGCCAAGCCAAGAAGAATACTCACGTTTTTTAATCACCCGTTTTTTACAAGCTAATGGAATAGGTCAAGCCTCTGAAATCGCTTATTTACGTAAGAATACTAAAATAAGCATTCAGCACCATCTGAATGTTATGCAAGAGGAAGGTGCATTAATCGCACTCGATGTTGCCGGTAAACGCTACTTTTGCCTTTCTGAGCATCTCGATTCGTTGAATATGCCCCTAAGACGCAAAAAGTTGCATATTCTATCGCCGTTTGACAACTTGCTAATACAACGTAAACGTATGCAGGCCCTATTCAACTTTGATTATTTGCTCGAGTGTTATTTACCTGAAACAAAAAGGCAGTATGGCTATTTTTCATTGCCGATACTGTGGGATGCACAATTGGTCGCTAGAATGGACTGCCGTGTAGACCGAAAACGTAAGATATTGCATATTCACCATCTAGTTTTAGAACTTTCATTGAGAAAAAAAGTAAAGGCATTTCATTTAGCTTTAACAACAGGTTTGAAAGCGTTCCTAACACTTAATCAGTGTCAAGATTTTGTCTTGCACAAAACGACCCAATTATCGTAA
- the cysK gene encoding cysteine synthase A has translation MQVYDDNSLTIGRTPLVKLNRVTGGNVYAKIESRNPSFSVKCRIGANMIWDAEKRGILTKDKELIEATSGNTGIALAFVAAARGYKITLTMPSSMSLERRKLLKALGANLVLTEAAKGMKGAIAATEELMASAPGKYVPLEQFENPANPEIHEKTTGPEIWNDTDGTVDVFVAGVGTGGTITGVSRYLKSKGKTITSVAVEPTDSPVITQAKAGLPLTPGPHKIQGIGAGFIPGNLDLDIVDAVEQVTNDESMEMAHRLMKEEGILVGISSGAAVVAAKRWAEKPENADKVIVVLLASAAERYLSSPLFAGEFGDSEEVQ, from the coding sequence ATGCAAGTTTATGACGACAATTCCCTCACTATCGGTAGAACACCACTGGTTAAATTAAACCGTGTTACTGGCGGCAACGTCTATGCAAAAATCGAATCCCGCAATCCAAGTTTCAGTGTAAAATGTCGTATCGGCGCCAATATGATTTGGGATGCTGAAAAACGCGGCATATTAACCAAAGACAAAGAATTAATCGAAGCAACCAGCGGTAACACGGGTATCGCATTGGCGTTTGTGGCCGCAGCACGGGGTTATAAAATCACCTTGACCATGCCAAGTTCAATGAGTTTAGAACGTCGTAAATTGCTTAAAGCATTAGGCGCCAACCTAGTATTGACCGAAGCAGCAAAAGGTATGAAAGGCGCTATCGCAGCCACAGAAGAACTAATGGCATCAGCCCCTGGTAAATACGTTCCGCTTGAGCAATTCGAAAACCCAGCAAATCCTGAAATTCATGAGAAAACCACTGGTCCAGAAATCTGGAATGACACAGACGGCACAGTAGATGTTTTTGTTGCTGGTGTAGGCACTGGTGGTACCATCACCGGTGTTAGCCGTTACCTTAAAAGCAAAGGTAAAACCATTACTTCAGTTGCTGTTGAACCGACTGATTCACCTGTAATTACTCAGGCCAAAGCGGGACTACCACTCACTCCGGGACCGCATAAAATCCAAGGGATCGGTGCCGGCTTCATTCCCGGTAACCTAGATCTAGACATCGTTGATGCCGTCGAGCAAGTAACTAACGACGAAAGTATGGAGATGGCGCATCGACTGATGAAAGAAGAAGGGATCTTAGTAGGAATTTCTTCTGGTGCAGCAGTAGTAGCAGCCAAGCGCTGGGCAGAAAAACCAGAAAACGCCGACAAAGTTATCGTTGTATTACTCGCAAGCGCCGCTGAGCGTTATTTGAGTAGTCCATTGTTCGCCGGTGAATTTGGCGATTCAGAAGAAGTTCAATAG
- a CDS encoding MoxR family ATPase, whose protein sequence is MSFNGTSNYIASDELRLAVNAAITLERPLLIKGEPGTGKTMLAEELAGSLGTELIQWHIKSTTKAQQGLYEYDAVSRLRDSQLGDDKVHDIKNYIVKGKLWHAFENGNRPVLLIDEIDKADIEFPNDLLQELDKMEFFVYETRETIKAIQRPIVIITSNNEKELPDAFLRRCFFHYIQFPDQQEMRRIVDVHFPTIKKDLLNQALESFFNLRDIPGLKKKPSTSELLDWLKLLVAEDISPEALREKDNKKSIPPLYGALLKNEQDIHLFEKLVFMARR, encoded by the coding sequence ATGTCTTTTAATGGAACGAGTAATTATATTGCTAGCGATGAGCTGCGACTTGCCGTAAATGCTGCGATCACCCTAGAACGTCCCCTATTAATAAAAGGTGAGCCCGGTACGGGTAAAACCATGCTGGCCGAAGAGTTAGCGGGGAGTTTAGGCACGGAGTTAATCCAATGGCATATAAAATCGACCACAAAAGCGCAACAAGGTCTATATGAATATGATGCGGTATCGCGTTTACGGGATTCACAGTTAGGTGACGATAAAGTCCACGATATTAAAAACTACATAGTCAAGGGCAAACTTTGGCACGCGTTTGAAAATGGCAATCGTCCTGTTTTATTGATTGATGAGATTGATAAAGCTGACATTGAGTTTCCAAATGACTTGTTGCAAGAGCTCGATAAAATGGAGTTTTTTGTGTACGAAACCCGCGAAACGATAAAAGCGATTCAGCGACCCATTGTGATTATTACTTCCAATAATGAAAAAGAATTACCCGATGCGTTCTTACGCCGATGTTTCTTCCATTATATTCAGTTTCCTGATCAGCAAGAGATGCGTCGAATCGTTGATGTACATTTCCCTACCATTAAAAAAGACTTGTTGAATCAAGCGTTAGAGTCATTTTTCAACCTGCGCGATATTCCTGGTCTTAAGAAGAAGCCTTCTACCTCCGAGCTATTAGATTGGTTGAAACTTTTGGTCGCCGAAGATATCTCACCAGAAGCACTGCGTGAAAAAGACAATAAAAAATCCATTCCTCCGCTATACGGTGCGCTTTTGAAAAATGAGCAAGACATTCATCTTTTTGAAAAACTGGTATTCATGGCGCGTCGCTAA
- a CDS encoding VWA domain-containing protein, translating to MLVDFFFKLREHQLKVSLSELMDLLSALQKGVVFADVEAFYYLARLCLVKDESQYDKFDRAFADYFEGVQQIDLFGKDIPEEWLRKEIERHFSEEEKAKIKALGGLDELMKTLKERLAEQEKRHQGGNKWIGTGGTSPFGANGYNPEGVRIGQENNRNFSAAKVWDKREFKDLAGNVELGTRNIKVALRKLRKFARSGTSEELDMPHTIEGTAKNAGLLDIQMMPIRRNAIKVLMFFDVGGSMDAHIKECEELFSAAHTEFKHLEYFYFHNCLYEGVWKDNKRRGKETMSVFDVIHKYGTDYKVIFVGDATMGPYEITYPGGSVEHWNEEPGAVWMGRILQHFKHGIWLNPQPQQYWNYYASIGIMQEIMEQRMFPLTIDGLGDAIKALHKK from the coding sequence ATGTTGGTAGATTTCTTTTTTAAATTGAGGGAACACCAACTTAAAGTCAGTTTGAGCGAATTGATGGATCTGCTTAGTGCGTTGCAAAAAGGTGTGGTTTTCGCGGACGTTGAAGCTTTCTACTACTTAGCACGCTTGTGTTTGGTAAAAGATGAAAGCCAGTACGATAAGTTCGATCGTGCCTTTGCAGATTATTTCGAAGGTGTGCAGCAAATTGATTTGTTCGGTAAAGACATACCTGAAGAGTGGCTTCGCAAAGAAATTGAACGTCATTTTAGCGAAGAAGAAAAAGCGAAGATCAAGGCTCTTGGCGGGCTAGATGAGTTGATGAAAACCTTGAAGGAGCGTCTTGCTGAGCAGGAAAAGCGCCATCAAGGGGGCAACAAATGGATAGGCACGGGCGGCACATCGCCCTTTGGCGCCAATGGTTATAATCCTGAGGGTGTTCGTATAGGTCAAGAAAACAATCGTAACTTTTCCGCAGCTAAAGTGTGGGATAAACGGGAATTTAAAGACTTAGCGGGTAATGTCGAGTTGGGTACGCGGAACATTAAAGTCGCCCTTAGAAAATTGCGTAAATTTGCTCGCAGCGGCACCAGTGAAGAACTTGATATGCCTCATACTATTGAAGGCACGGCCAAAAATGCTGGATTGCTTGATATCCAGATGATGCCAATTCGGCGAAATGCTATTAAAGTGTTGATGTTTTTTGATGTGGGTGGCTCAATGGATGCTCATATAAAAGAATGTGAAGAGTTATTTTCTGCCGCCCATACGGAGTTCAAACATTTAGAATATTTTTATTTTCATAACTGTTTGTACGAAGGCGTTTGGAAAGACAACAAGCGTCGTGGCAAAGAAACCATGTCAGTGTTTGACGTTATTCATAAGTATGGCACTGACTACAAAGTTATTTTTGTGGGCGATGCCACTATGGGTCCTTATGAGATAACGTATCCGGGTGGCAGCGTAGAGCACTGGAATGAAGAGCCTGGTGCTGTATGGATGGGGCGTATTTTGCAACATTTTAAACACGGTATTTGGTTAAACCCCCAGCCGCAACAATATTGGAATTACTATGCGTCTATCGGTATTATGCAGGAAATAATGGAACAGCGTATGTTCCCGTTGACGATTGACGGCCTCGGGGATGCAATAAAAGCGCTACATAAAAAATAA